A genomic region of Glycine max cultivar Williams 82 chromosome 15, Glycine_max_v4.0, whole genome shotgun sequence contains the following coding sequences:
- the LOC100816522 gene encoding uncharacterized protein isoform X1 — protein sequence MMEPKNEEFQSGSQSVIQDHMDGMHTIRRPSDYNMSDVKPVLNYSIQTGEEFALEFMRDRVNLRKPVFSNVSDSNSNYATGCMELKGVLGISHAASESGSDISMLSKAEKGPTEFNRQSTSLHGEGSNYGSIRSIPRTSLNQENSRFVCEYGSSVGSDSSSTMMKCLCSFGGRILPRPSDGKLRYVGGQTRILRLRKDISWQELLQKALVMYNLVHVLKYQLPGEDLDALVSVSSEEDLQNMMEECNLLDNRERSQKLRLFLFSLSDLEDAQFVLSSIGGDSEIQYVLAVNAMDFGSINSSTPLGVSFSADDLNELERQTAERETSRVAAESIGVSNAPLTNKSDSSLTIHSSQPVLPNASNAYEINQLSYGDQMMQVWEYSRQYFIHHGLNSSHNPVVGETSIPMAPHLLNSQQGVLNEDNLSSGLQIQNSQLSTVQVKQGSDPGKVLSSETPSPAISQPIDSYLKSNFPEAPVVVSMPEGLPPSLPSTKKVQHKDYEQVSSTSSSAFVPSYVDSHTNAIDLSCLHPPPLPERVYYSERTPREQVELLNRSSKSDDTHNSQIHVSDLLSDVNPENPVTESGDNLHDGKMLNPTEELGTVAKPLLADGLTIDNGFSKNQMSKPLPDTNSLVKSKLSEHTDPELKSVLPSNEGTENYRKDNHTKLLVDETETKGGKSDLPALHHVSSGKRLDDLASNLPEIDWGEASGKESNDGCMVQELPVSVTGNITKDIYQDFPPTVVSEQSQGDILIDIDDRFPREILSDMFSKAILGEDPSSLHPLPGDGVGLSINMENHEPKRWSYFHKLAQEGIDNVSLIDQDHAGFSPVIGKAGDNRTHHVTLLTNDGHPLHHEDSHLDFNEENQEDLHRRIGTETTVLKSNYNQSQLKENESMQFDAMMENLRMQESEFEDGKFDAKNSNLPPLDSSFGDLSTVQVIKNEDLEELRELGSGTFGTVYHGKWRGTDVAIKRIKKSCFTGRSSEQERLTVEFWREADILSNLHHPNVVAFYGVVQHGPGGTMATVAEYMVDGSLRHVLLRKDRYLDRRKRLIIAMDAAFGMEYLHSKNIVHFDLKCDNLLVNLKDPLRPICKVGDFGLSKIKRNTLVTGGVRGTLPWMAPELLNGSSNKVSEKVDVFSFGIVLWEILTGEEPYANMHYGAIIGGIVNNTLRPTIPSNCDHEWRTLMEQCWAPNPGARPSFTEITSRLRIMSAAASQTKTQGNKASK from the exons ATGATGGAACCTAAGAATGAGGAGTTCCAGTCTGGATCTCAATCAGTAATTCAAGACCATATGGATGGCATGCATACTATCAGAAGACCATCTGACTATAACATGTCAGATGTTAAACCTGTACTTAATTATTCAATACAGACAGGTGAGGAATTTGCTCTTGAATTCATGCGAGATAGGGTGAATCTGAGGAAGCCTGTATTTTCAAATGTTAGTGATTCCAATTCCAATTATGCAACTGGTTGTATGGAACTGAAAGGCGTATTAGGAATCAGTCATGCAGCATCTGAAAGTGGGTCTGACATTTCTATGCTTTCAAAAGCCGAGAAAGGTCCAACAGAGTTTAACAGACAGAGTACATCATTACATGGAGAGGGAAGCAATTATGGGTCAATTCGATCCATACCAAGAACTTCATTGAATCAGGAGAATAGTCGATTCGTATGTGAGTATGGCTCTTCTGTTGGTTCTGACAGCTCATCAACAATGATGAAGTGTCTCTGTAGCTTTGGTGGCAGAATATTACCTCGACCAAGTGATGGAAAGCTAAGGTATGTTGGAGGTCAAACTCGTATTCTTCGTCTAAGAAAGGACATATCTTGGCAGGAGCTTTTGCAGAAAGCATTGGTAATGTATAATCTGGTTCATGTACTAAAATATCAACTTCCTGGGGAAGATCTTGATGCTTTGGTATCAGTATCCTCTGAAGAGGATTTGCAGAATATGATGGAGGAATGTAATCTTCTAGACAATAGAGAACGCTCTCAAAAACTTAGGTTGTTTTTGTTCTCATTGAGTGATTTAGAAGATGCTCAGTTTGTTCTCAGTAGCATTGGTGGTGATTCTGAGATCCAATATGTTCTTGCTGTTAATGCCATGGACTTTGGATCGATAAACAGCTCAACCCCACTAGGTGTCAGTTTTTCAGCAGATGATCTAAATGAATTGGAAAGGCAAACTGCGGAGAGGGAGACTAGTAGAGTTGCTGCAGAATCTATAGGTGTCAGCAATGCTCCATTGACTAATAAATCTGATTCTTCATTGACTATTCATTCTTCACAACCAGTTCTACCAAATGCCTCAAATGCTTATGAAATCAATCAACTGTCTTATGGTGACCAAATGATGCAAGTTTGGGAATATAGTCGTCAATATTTTATTCACCATGGCCTTAATTCCAGTCATAACCCTGTTGTTGGAGAGACTTCTATTCCTATGGCTCCTCATCTGCTGAACAGCCAACAAGGGGTTCTGAATGAAGATAATCTATCTAGTGGattacaaatacaaaattctcaGTTATCTACAGTGCAGGTGAAACAAGGAAGTGACCCTGGTAAAGTTTTATCCTCAGAAACCCCATCCCCAGCCATCTCACAGCCTATTGATAGTTACttgaaaagtaattttcctGAAGCACCGGTTGTAGTTAGCATGCCTGAGGGGCTTCCACCTTCATTGCCTTCAACAaaaaaggttcagcacaaggaTTATGAACAGGTCTCTTCTACTTCTAGCAGTGCATTTGTTCCTTCTTATGTTGATTCCCACACCAATGCAATTGATTTGAGTTGTCTTCATCCTCCTCCGCTTCCTGAGAGAGTTTACTATTCAGAAAGAACTCCGAGGGAGCAAGTGGAGTTACTGAATCGTTCTTCCAAGTCAGATGACACACACAATTCTCAAATTCATGTGTCAGATTTACTTTCCGATGTCAACCCAGAGAATCCAGTAACAGAATCTGGTGACAACTTGCATGATGGTAAAATGTTAAATCCTACTGAGGAATTGGGTACTGTGGCAAAGCCCTTGCTTGCAGATGGCCTTACCATTGACAATGGGTtttccaaaaatcaaatgaGCAAACCATTGCCTGATACAAACAGTCTGGTTAAGTCAAAACTTTCTGAGCACACAGATCCTGAATTGAAGTCAGTGTTGCCAAGCAATGAAGGAACTGAAAATTATCGTAAAGATAACCACACCAAGCTCTTGGTTGATGAAACCGAAACCAAAGGTGGTAAATCAGATCTTCCTGCTTTGCATCATGTTTCCTCTGGGAAGCGTCTTGATGATCTAGCATCCAATCTTCCTGAGATTGATTGGGGTGAAGCCTCAGGGAAGGAATCCAATGATGGTTGTATGGTACAAGAACTACCTGTATCTGTAACTGGGAACATAACCAAAGATATTTATCAAGATTTCCCTCCAACGGTTGTTTCTGAACAATCTCAAGGTGATATTCTTATTGATATTGATGATCGATTTCCCCGGGAAATACTTTCTGATATGTTTTCTAAAGCAATACTTGGAGAAGATCCCTCCAGTCTACATCCACTTCCCGGAGATGGAGTAGGCTTAAGCATAAATATGGAAAATCATGAACCTAAAAGATGGTCATATTTTCATAAGTTAGCACAAGAAGGGATTGATAATGTCTCTCTAATTGATCAGGATCATGCTGGTTTTTCACCTGTGATAGGAAAAGCAGGAGATAATAGAACCCATCATGTTACACTGCTAACAAATGATGGACATCCTCTACATCATGAAGATTCCCATCTTGATTTCAATGAAGAAAATCAAGAGGACTTGCATAGAAGGATTGGAACTGAAACCACTGTTCTGAAGTCTAATTATAATCAATCCCAACTTAAGGAAAATGAGAGTATGCAGTTTGATGCTATGATGGAAAATCTAAGAATGCAAGAGTCAGAGTTTGAG GATggcaaatttgatgcaaaaaatAGCAATCTACCTCCACTTGATTCTTCTTTCGGAGATTTAAGTACTGTGCAG GTCATTAAGAATGAAGATCTTGAAGAGCTGCGAGAACTAGGTTCTGGTACCTTTGGGACtgtgtatcatggaaaatgGAGAGGAACAGATGTTGctattaaaagaataaagaagagCTGCTTCACTGGTCGATCATCTGAGCAAGAGAGACTG ACTGTAGAGTTCTGGCGGGAAGCTGACATTCTTTCCAATCTTCATCATCCAAATGTGGTTGCATTTTATGGTGTGGTACAGCATGGACCAGGAGGAACAATGGCCACTGTGGCAGAATATATGGTGGATGGTTCTCTTAGGCATGTTTTACTTCGCAAGGATAG GTATCTTGATCGTCGCAAGAGGCTGATAATTGCAATGGATGCAGCTTTTGGAATGGAATATTTGCACTCAAAAAACATTGTGCATTTCGACTTGAAATGTGACAATTTGCTTGTAAACTTGAAAGATCCTTTACGACCAATATGCAAG GTTGGTGATTTTGGCTTATCAAAAATTAAACGAAATACCTTGGTTACTGGTGGTGTGCGTGGGACTCTACCTTGGATGGCACCAGAACTTCTGAATGGCAGCAGCAACAAGGTCTCTGAAAAG GTTGATGTGTTCTCCTTTGGCATAGTATTATGGGAAATTCTGACTGGTGAGGAGCCATATGCTAATATGCACTATGGTGCAATTATAG GTGGGATTGTAAATAACACATTAAGGCCAACCATCCCAAGTAACTGTGATCATGAATGGAGAACACTAATGGAACAATGTTGGGCACCCAATCCTGGAGCCAGACCCTCCTTCACAGAAATCACCAGTCGTTTGCGCATAATGTCCGCTGCAGCTAGCCAAACCAAAACACAGGGCAATAAAGCATCTAAATGA
- the LOC100816522 gene encoding uncharacterized protein isoform X2, producing the protein MMEPKNEEFQSGSQSVIQDHMDGMHTIRRPSDYNMSDVKPVLNYSIQTGEEFALEFMRDRVNLRKPVFSNVSDSNSNYATGCMELKGVLGISHAASESGSDISMLSKAEKGPTEFNRQSTSLHGEGSNYGSIRSIPRTSLNQENSRFVCEYGSSVGSDSSSTMMKCLCSFGGRILPRPSDGKLRYVGGQTRILRLRKDISWQELLQKALVMYNLVHVLKYQLPGEDLDALVSVSSEEDLQNMMEECNLLDNRERSQKLRLFLFSLSDLEDAQFVLSSIGGDSEIQYVLAVNAMDFGSINSSTPLGVSFSADDLNELERQTAERETSRVAAESIGVSNAPLTNKSDSSLTIHSSQPVLPNASNAYEINQLSYGDQMMQVWEYSRQYFIHHGLNSSHNPVVGETSIPMAPHLLNSQQGVLNEDNLSSGLQIQNSQLSTVQVKQGSDPGKVLSSETPSPAISQPIDSYLKSNFPEAPVVVSMPEGLPPSLPSTKKVQHKDYEQVSSTSSSAFVPSYVDSHTNAIDLSCLHPPPLPERVYYSERTPREQVELLNRSSKSDDTHNSQIHVSDLLSDVNPENPVTESGDNLHDGKMLNPTEELGTVAKPLLADGLTIDNGFSKNQMSKPLPDTNSLVKSKLSEHTDPELKSVLPSNEGTENYRKDNHTKLLVDETETKGGKSDLPALHHVSSGKRLDDLASNLPEIDWGEASGKESNDGCMVQELPVSVTGNITKDIYQDFPPTVVSEQSQGDILIDIDDRFPREILSDMFSKAILGEDPSSLHPLPGDGVGLSINMENHEPKRWSYFHKLAQEGIDNVSLIDQDHAGFSPVIGKAGDNRTHHVTLLTNDGHPLHHEDSHLDFNEENQEDLHRRIGTETTVLKSNYNQSQLKENESMQFDAMMENLRMQESEFEDGKFDAKNSNLPPLDSSFGDLSTVQVIKNEDLEELRELGSGTFGTVYHGKWRGTDVAIKRIKKSCFTGRSSEQERLTVEFWREADILSNLHHPNVVAFYGVVQHGPGGTMATVAEYMVDGSLRHVLLRKDSFWNGIFALKKHCAFRLEM; encoded by the exons ATGATGGAACCTAAGAATGAGGAGTTCCAGTCTGGATCTCAATCAGTAATTCAAGACCATATGGATGGCATGCATACTATCAGAAGACCATCTGACTATAACATGTCAGATGTTAAACCTGTACTTAATTATTCAATACAGACAGGTGAGGAATTTGCTCTTGAATTCATGCGAGATAGGGTGAATCTGAGGAAGCCTGTATTTTCAAATGTTAGTGATTCCAATTCCAATTATGCAACTGGTTGTATGGAACTGAAAGGCGTATTAGGAATCAGTCATGCAGCATCTGAAAGTGGGTCTGACATTTCTATGCTTTCAAAAGCCGAGAAAGGTCCAACAGAGTTTAACAGACAGAGTACATCATTACATGGAGAGGGAAGCAATTATGGGTCAATTCGATCCATACCAAGAACTTCATTGAATCAGGAGAATAGTCGATTCGTATGTGAGTATGGCTCTTCTGTTGGTTCTGACAGCTCATCAACAATGATGAAGTGTCTCTGTAGCTTTGGTGGCAGAATATTACCTCGACCAAGTGATGGAAAGCTAAGGTATGTTGGAGGTCAAACTCGTATTCTTCGTCTAAGAAAGGACATATCTTGGCAGGAGCTTTTGCAGAAAGCATTGGTAATGTATAATCTGGTTCATGTACTAAAATATCAACTTCCTGGGGAAGATCTTGATGCTTTGGTATCAGTATCCTCTGAAGAGGATTTGCAGAATATGATGGAGGAATGTAATCTTCTAGACAATAGAGAACGCTCTCAAAAACTTAGGTTGTTTTTGTTCTCATTGAGTGATTTAGAAGATGCTCAGTTTGTTCTCAGTAGCATTGGTGGTGATTCTGAGATCCAATATGTTCTTGCTGTTAATGCCATGGACTTTGGATCGATAAACAGCTCAACCCCACTAGGTGTCAGTTTTTCAGCAGATGATCTAAATGAATTGGAAAGGCAAACTGCGGAGAGGGAGACTAGTAGAGTTGCTGCAGAATCTATAGGTGTCAGCAATGCTCCATTGACTAATAAATCTGATTCTTCATTGACTATTCATTCTTCACAACCAGTTCTACCAAATGCCTCAAATGCTTATGAAATCAATCAACTGTCTTATGGTGACCAAATGATGCAAGTTTGGGAATATAGTCGTCAATATTTTATTCACCATGGCCTTAATTCCAGTCATAACCCTGTTGTTGGAGAGACTTCTATTCCTATGGCTCCTCATCTGCTGAACAGCCAACAAGGGGTTCTGAATGAAGATAATCTATCTAGTGGattacaaatacaaaattctcaGTTATCTACAGTGCAGGTGAAACAAGGAAGTGACCCTGGTAAAGTTTTATCCTCAGAAACCCCATCCCCAGCCATCTCACAGCCTATTGATAGTTACttgaaaagtaattttcctGAAGCACCGGTTGTAGTTAGCATGCCTGAGGGGCTTCCACCTTCATTGCCTTCAACAaaaaaggttcagcacaaggaTTATGAACAGGTCTCTTCTACTTCTAGCAGTGCATTTGTTCCTTCTTATGTTGATTCCCACACCAATGCAATTGATTTGAGTTGTCTTCATCCTCCTCCGCTTCCTGAGAGAGTTTACTATTCAGAAAGAACTCCGAGGGAGCAAGTGGAGTTACTGAATCGTTCTTCCAAGTCAGATGACACACACAATTCTCAAATTCATGTGTCAGATTTACTTTCCGATGTCAACCCAGAGAATCCAGTAACAGAATCTGGTGACAACTTGCATGATGGTAAAATGTTAAATCCTACTGAGGAATTGGGTACTGTGGCAAAGCCCTTGCTTGCAGATGGCCTTACCATTGACAATGGGTtttccaaaaatcaaatgaGCAAACCATTGCCTGATACAAACAGTCTGGTTAAGTCAAAACTTTCTGAGCACACAGATCCTGAATTGAAGTCAGTGTTGCCAAGCAATGAAGGAACTGAAAATTATCGTAAAGATAACCACACCAAGCTCTTGGTTGATGAAACCGAAACCAAAGGTGGTAAATCAGATCTTCCTGCTTTGCATCATGTTTCCTCTGGGAAGCGTCTTGATGATCTAGCATCCAATCTTCCTGAGATTGATTGGGGTGAAGCCTCAGGGAAGGAATCCAATGATGGTTGTATGGTACAAGAACTACCTGTATCTGTAACTGGGAACATAACCAAAGATATTTATCAAGATTTCCCTCCAACGGTTGTTTCTGAACAATCTCAAGGTGATATTCTTATTGATATTGATGATCGATTTCCCCGGGAAATACTTTCTGATATGTTTTCTAAAGCAATACTTGGAGAAGATCCCTCCAGTCTACATCCACTTCCCGGAGATGGAGTAGGCTTAAGCATAAATATGGAAAATCATGAACCTAAAAGATGGTCATATTTTCATAAGTTAGCACAAGAAGGGATTGATAATGTCTCTCTAATTGATCAGGATCATGCTGGTTTTTCACCTGTGATAGGAAAAGCAGGAGATAATAGAACCCATCATGTTACACTGCTAACAAATGATGGACATCCTCTACATCATGAAGATTCCCATCTTGATTTCAATGAAGAAAATCAAGAGGACTTGCATAGAAGGATTGGAACTGAAACCACTGTTCTGAAGTCTAATTATAATCAATCCCAACTTAAGGAAAATGAGAGTATGCAGTTTGATGCTATGATGGAAAATCTAAGAATGCAAGAGTCAGAGTTTGAG GATggcaaatttgatgcaaaaaatAGCAATCTACCTCCACTTGATTCTTCTTTCGGAGATTTAAGTACTGTGCAG GTCATTAAGAATGAAGATCTTGAAGAGCTGCGAGAACTAGGTTCTGGTACCTTTGGGACtgtgtatcatggaaaatgGAGAGGAACAGATGTTGctattaaaagaataaagaagagCTGCTTCACTGGTCGATCATCTGAGCAAGAGAGACTG ACTGTAGAGTTCTGGCGGGAAGCTGACATTCTTTCCAATCTTCATCATCCAAATGTGGTTGCATTTTATGGTGTGGTACAGCATGGACCAGGAGGAACAATGGCCACTGTGGCAGAATATATGGTGGATGGTTCTCTTAGGCATGTTTTACTTCGCAAGGATAG CTTTTGGAATGGAATATTTGCACTCAAAAAACATTGTGCATTTCGACTTGAAATGTGA